One stretch of Pelmatolapia mariae isolate MD_Pm_ZW linkage group LG3_W, Pm_UMD_F_2, whole genome shotgun sequence DNA includes these proteins:
- the elp5 gene encoding elongator complex protein 5: MLSELLQGTDTGAVLIIQDSCSYSGQHLLKSFISAALNKEEPVHVLGFDVSEEELKDGLTASTQRLHFHSAYTDPLGWTNRSAFTVHQFCVEELTHLLKQTSHPKPVTLVIDSLSWILRHVSPPAVCKTLQQLKKGGAVRAVIGLLHADMHQSGTVGSVCHLATSVITVAPGTKGDEAVAKITKRSKSGKVTQDEEIFSIKGDFSVTVVSKTSHAGHRQTEAEEQQTDPTANLTFNIRLSDTEREAKEKLALPFVFSKEKKTALLQSGPGSGRILYEPDANDDYDQEDPDDDLDV; encoded by the exons ATGTTGTCTGAACTATTGCAAGGCACTGATACTGGGGCGGTTCTTATAATACAAG ATTCTTGTAGTTATTCTGGGCAGCACCTACTTAAGAGCTTCATCAGTGCCGCATTGAACAA AGAAGAACCTGTCCACGTGCTTGGTTTTGATGTCAGTGAGGAAGAACTGAAAGATGGATTAACAGCATCTACTCAGAG GTTGCACTTTCACAGTGCTTATACGGACCCCCTTGGGTGGACTAATCGGTCGGCTTTTACAGTTCACCAGTTTTGTGTGGAGGAACTCACTCATCTGCTCAAACAAACATCACACCCCAAACCAGTGACTTTAGTAATCGACTCGCTGTCATGGATATTGAGACATGTGAGTCCACCTGCTGTCTGCAAGACTCTTCAGCAGCTTAAGAAAG GGGGAGCCGTGAGAGCTGTTATTGGTCTGCTCCACGCAGATATGCACCAGAGCGGTACTGTGGGAAGCGTCTGCCACTTAGCTACTTCAGTTATCACAGTGGCACCTGGAACGAAGGGAGATGAAGCGGTGGCAAAAATAACAAAGCGATCAAAGTCGGGGAAAGTTACGCAAGAT GAGGAGATATTCAGCATCAAAGGGGATTTCTCAGTTACTGTAGTGAGTAAAACCAGCCATGCTGGACACAGACAGACTGAAGCAGAGGAACAGCAG aCGGACCCAACAGCTAACTTGACCTTCAACATTCGCCTGTCTGACACAGAGCGCGAGGCCAAGGAGAAACTTGCTCTTCCCTTTGTCTTCAGCAAAGAGAA GAAAACCGCTCTGCTCCAGTCGGGCCCAGGTTCCGGTCGAATTCTGTATGAGCCCGATGCCAACGATGACTACGACCAGGAGGACCCTGATGATGATCTTGATGTTTAG
- the ctdnep1a gene encoding CTD nuclear envelope phosphatase 1A — protein sequence MLKTRQCLLGIRTFLGVTSRIWGFIMYILRKHLRTIIQYQTVRYDTLPLSPISRNRLNAVKRKILVLDLDETLIHSHHDGVLRPTVRPGTPPDFILKVVIDKHPVRFFVHKRPHVDFFLEVVSQWYELVVFTASMEIYGSAVADKLDNNRNILKRRYYRQHCTLDLGSYIKDLSVVHDDLSSIVILDNSPGAYRSHPDNAIPIKSWFSDPSDTALLNLLPMLDALRFTADVRSVLSRNLHQHRLW from the exons ATGCTGAAGACCCGGCAGTGTTTACTTGGCATCCGCACTTTTCTCGGCGTTACGTCCAGAATATGGGGCTTCATCATGTACATCCTCAGGAAGCACCTACGAACG ATAATCCAGTATCAGACGGTGCGATACGACACTTTGCCCCTGTCCCCCATCTCCAGAAACAGGCTCA ATGCTGTAAAGAGGAAGATTCTGGTTCTGGACCTAGATGAGACCCTGATCCACTCTCATCATGACGGGGTACTGAGGCCCACAGTGAGACCTGGCACACCGCCAGACTTCATCCTCAAA GTCGTCATTGATAAGCACCCAGTCAGGTTCTTCGTACATAAAAGGCCACATGTTGACTTCTTTTTAGAAGTG GTGAGCCAGTGGTATGAGCTAGTGGTTTTCACAGCCAGTATGGAGATCTACGGCTCAGCAGTGGCAGATAAACTGGATAACAACAGAAACATTCTGAAACGAAGATACTACAGACAG CACTGTACATTGGATCTAGGTAGTTATATTAAAGACTTGTCTGTAGTACACGATGACCTGTCTAGTATTGTTATCCTGGACAACTCGCCTGGTGCTTATCGAAGCCATCCAG ACAATGCAATACCCATCAAGTCCTGGTTCAGCGACCCTAGTGACACAGCACTTCTTAACTTGCTGCCTATGCTGGATGCACTAAG